From Pseudodesulfovibrio nedwellii:
TCCAGAGCATATGTATACATGATAGCCACGGTTGGGCATGGCACGATCATGTTGACGAAACCAATGGAGAATAATCCCCACGTTGTGATGGTATGGGCAGAAGGAGCCTTGTGCGTGTGGCCACAACTACCGTGGCCGTGCTGACATGTGTGTTCGTGCTCATTCTTGTGTGAGTGCGTATGTCCGTGGTCGTGGTTATGCAGCAGGGAAGGTTTGACGATAAGGATGAGTCCAAGTGTAAGGAGTACCCCAAAGGTGATGATATCAATATAAAAGGAAAAGGATGCCGGGATTGCCAAAGAAATGGAACCGAGGGTCAGGCCGATGATAAGACAGGCGAGGGAAGTGCCTGTAATGAATGCTGAGGTCAGGGAGAACACTCGTTTTCCGTTTTTTTCGCCATATACAAATGGAGCCAGAACCAGCCACGAATGACCGCATGGATTTATGCCGTGAACAAGGCCGAGCACGATACTACTCTGAAGGGCTACCCAGAAAATTGAATCTAAAGGCATATGAATCTCTTTTGTTTGAATGTGGTATAGTTTGAATGCCAAGATATATATTTATAGTTTAGTTTGATAGTCAAGGTAAAGTGGCAAAAAAAAGGAAACGCCTGTAATTAACGTTTCCTTAGTGCTTTTAAAAGACAGTAAATCAGTGTGTTATCGGATCGTCGAGGTTGGTTTATCACTTCGATTTTTCGTTGTTTTCCAGCGTTACAGATAATTCCGAGCCGGACTTGAGGAACAGGTCGCGTTGTGGGAACGGGAATTCGATGCCGTGTTCATGGAACAGGTTCCATATGTTGAGAAGTACCTCGCTTCGCACGTTGGCGACACCGCTTTCCGCGTCGCTGATCCAGATGCGGAGCTGGAGGTCTACTGAATTGTCACCGAAACCGATGAGGCGAGAGGCCGGAGCGGGATTGCGGAGGGCGCGCTTGACGCCTGTGCATGCAGTGATCAGGAGCTCCAATGCCTTTTCGACATCGGAGTCATAGGCAATGCCTACCGGAATTTTGATACGGACGTTTTTGTCTTTGTGGGTCCAGTTAATGACCTCGCCGGAAATGAGTAGCTCGTTGGGAATGAGATATTCCATTCCATCACGGGTGAGGATGGAGGCGTAGCGTCCGTGCATCTCGCTGACGACACCAAAGACCGTGCCGACCTCAATGGTGTCCCCCGGCTTGATGGATTTGTCCATGAGCAAGAGAATGCCTGCCACATAGTTGGAAAAGATGGTTTTGAGGCCGAACCCGATACCAACACCGAGTGCGCTTGAAAAAATGGCGAGGCTGGTCAGGTCGATGCCCACGCTGGACATGGCGAACAGGATGGCCG
This genomic window contains:
- a CDS encoding mechanosensitive ion channel family protein, which gives rise to MQEKIEFAIKFLSDWLHSTVLTGAMLAQWGCVFGAYLLTVLLWRGLERRLFAWVDDTIKNDLGRSLLRALVDVGNVALFIVLMQVCAAIFWSMDLTPRVLDAASDLAVAWIIIRFLTSMMPNHTLARGVAVIVWTVAALSIFGLLSPITGFLEGLRITVGETSFTAFGVIKGMALAALFLQAAVIVAQFATNRINAISGLSPSVQVLMTKAVKTGLYTAAILFAMSSVGIDLTSLAIFSSALGVGIGFGLKTIFSNYVAGILLLMDKSIKPGDTIEVGTVFGVVSEMHGRYASILTRDGMEYLIPNELLISGEVINWTHKDKNVRIKIPVGIAYDSDVEKALELLITACTGVKRALRNPAPASRLIGFGDNSVDLQLRIWISDAESGVANVRSEVLLNIWNLFHEHGIEFPFPQRDLFLKSGSELSVTLENNEKSK
- a CDS encoding sulfite exporter TauE/SafE family protein, translating into MPLDSIFWVALQSSIVLGLVHGINPCGHSWLVLAPFVYGEKNGKRVFSLTSAFITGTSLACLIIGLTLGSISLAIPASFSFYIDIITFGVLLTLGLILIVKPSLLHNHDHGHTHSHKNEHEHTCQHGHGSCGHTHKAPSAHTITTWGLFSIGFVNMIVPCPTVAIMYTYALDSGSLLKGTMVFGAYAIGTAAALGTVIYAIYKAAGFVRTLEQDWVEPMVMRTAGVMTIAFGAYSLYTSTT